The DNA sequence TGAGAAAGAAAGGCAAGATAAGAACTATTGGTTTGAAACAGGAGGGCTTCCCATTGCCAGTTTTATTCTGACAGTTGTGTGACAAGCAGATATTCAGCAGGTGATACTCTCCCCTAGTATGCAGGCAGATGGATAAGAAAAGCATGGGCTGCCAAATTTCTGTTCTTAAAAGGCACAGCAGCCCTGCAATGGAAAGAAGAGGAAAGTTGGCCGCTGTgttgtcttattttcagggggcTGCAACATCACAGCAGTCTGCCAAAGGGAAGGGAACGGAAAGGAAAGATAGAGGTTCCTCTCTGATGCTTTGCAAATCCAGCCACTTTAACCCACCCCAGTGCCTTGTTCCAATGCCTTGTTGCATATTTCTCTGTTGTTGGTAGTACTCAACTATCTACATGGAATTCAGACAAGGTTTGTTACTCAGGTGAAGGTCTGGGTGCAGTTCAGGCCACAGTGTTGCTGTTCAGCTTGACTCCAGAACCCCTGCAAATTTGCTTAAGTAATAAGACTCAAAGGGTAtattcaaaaagaaaatgaaatggtaAATACATTGTTTCCAAGAAGGAGGAAGCAAAACTGGTGTGTCTGTGTCCTTTTCCCTCCGTCCCTCAGCTAGAAGCCTGACCTGGATATTTCAGCTAAAATGGAACAGCCTGCTTCTAACATTTTCACAATTTCTATGCCTCCGGGCGATTAATGTGCCAAAAACGAAACAAGGATTCAAACACAGATTCCTAAAACATTCCAAAGACTGTTTTGAAAGTCATTGTTTGGCACTTAAAAATCATGCAAAGTGACCCCAGTCCAGATACGTGCTTCTCTGACAGCCACTCACCATACAGAAACATGTGAGATGTGATTCCCTTTCCCAACAGGAGATTAAGCAATAGAGAAAAGCCTCGTCACCTGCTTAATTTCTTTATCTCAAGCTCTGGCATTCAAGGTTCCTTCTGAACAGCACAGTCTGGctttggtgggggtgggaggggttgCTCCCTGCCTCCCAACCAGGTGATCTGGGCTGAGATGTGATATAAAAAGGTATAAATAAAACCAGAAGAACTGTAGAGCCCTCACAGCTAAAGGTGTGCTAAATAAACTAAACTAAGAAATGTAGCTCTTCCCAGGGTGGAGATAAAGCCACAGGAAAGGCTACACCTGCCTACAGTGCAACCCTCTGAACCTTTACCTGGGCCAtctcaagatattttgctgcctgaaacaaAGCAGCAAATGACTCCCCAATTCAAGGTGCAAGAGGCCTCGTGGCTGGTTGGAATATTTGGAAACCTGAAGCAGACAATCCCACAAGTCATCTTTCCCCTTCCCTGGCAGATAAATGCTAATAATTCATTTTctaccctttcatgacacccaaaatcttCTGACAGAGGCAGCCTGTTCCCTCCACCTCTAGGTAGGGCCCTGATGTTTACTGTGTTAAGTGAGGCTTGCTCTCAACATGTTTGCATGCTATGCTTCTGCTTTGAAGGCACAGGAAGAAAGGATGGAAAAGTAACAGTAATATTTAACAATGCTCCGTGTGTTTATGAATTTATTTAACTTCCTTATAATGTTGTGGAATTTTGTTGACctttaaaatgcttttctttgAGAGCCGCTTTGaacattaaaaagaaaccaaaatgacAATATATGTGATATCCAAATTTAGAACAAAATCTGCCCAGGTGCAACAGGGCCTGCTTTTCACATGCAGGAGGTCCTAGGTGTATCCTCAGGATGGCTGGGAAAGAAAGACCCCTGTCTGCAACCCCCATCAATCATCATAGGCAATCCTGAGCAAGATGGGCCTATGGTCTCACTCTGCGGAAGACAGATCCCTACATTCCTCTTCACATAAAGGCAATACATACATTAGGCTTCCATAATGTGTGATCGGCGGCCAAGCACGCCTCTCCTGTTCCTGCAACACCAGCAAAAGGAAGAGGTGCACCAGATCCCTGGGCATGCCACCATATGTGGGCCAAGGGTAGAGTTGCCAACTGACCAAGAAAGAAAAGCCGCCTGGCCTGTTCTTTTGCCTTTCAGAGCAGATTGAAGTGCAGCTTTTAACCGAGCTTTCAACAGAATGGAGATAAGCATCACCTGCTAACAGGTGTACAATATGCAGGGGTTAAAACCACAGCTACAGAGCCCTGCTGAAAAGTTGACAGCCTGACCGGCGGATTGCATTCAATCTGGGGGTCCACAAGGTGTGCTAAGCCTGCACCGTTTATCACAGCAATCCTTAGAACAGCCACAGCCCTGAAAGGTAGGccagtgttcttttctttttttaagtaaaaggatCCTTGGCTACTATCTGGATTTATGTGAATTTAAGAAAGTCAGACCTTGGAGCCACCTAGCCAGTTAATCTCCTCTGGCCAGCTGGGTCACCTTCCCAGCACTACCATTTGGGAGCATTGAACTAGAGGTTCTGGGGATCATACCTAGACAGAGCAAAACAGCCTCTTTAAAAGCCAGCGAAGGGGTGCTCCCTGCAGTGGGTGGCCCCCTTCCCTTACCTGACAGCTGGATTTGGAAGCAGAGCCCTGTCAGAACCTGCAGGAGATCTTGCTTGGCAGAAGTCAGGGGGGTCAAACCCCTAGTGATGAGGACAGCAGGGGGGCAAGATGCAGGGCCTGAGCATGTGCAAGGCCTGCTGGAAGTGCCATGGCCAGACAGAGGTGCAGgaggtggcagctgctgctgctgctgttgctgctgttaagaAACCTTTCAACAGCTGTTTTGCTTCTCAAAATAGCTGAGGAGTTCCAGCATGCTGGCTCTTAGAttgtgaaagagagaggaaaaaaaggagAGCATGCAACAGGAACTGCACACATAGCTGTGTGGGAGAGgctgagaagcagagagagagagagggaggatatTGGGTTTAAGGTAGCCTGGCTATAATGTTTTCTTTtccgtttatttattttttccactgTCAAGGGACTTGACGGGTGAAGATCGTTAGATAAACTGGCAGTGCAGTTAAGCTGCCAcagtatttccccctcccccctttcctggGTGCCTTGATGGGCTCCAGGCAGATGGTGTGGGAAATGGGGCTTGAAGATACACAGAGAACCACAGGAAGTGAAACTCTggcagcgtgggggggggggggagctctgcaGGCTAATGTGCTATGCCGTCTTTTTATCCACGCTTTAAATTTCCTACTGAAATATCCtgcaagaaagcaaaacaaaaccctcatgCTATGCAAATGTATTGTTATGAGCTTGTGGGTGCCAGACACTTAATCCCTGGACccagaaaatgttaaaaagatAAATAAGCCAGACTAGTTTCCTCATGAGGTAATTGCATGGGAGATGAGCCATTTAGAGACCTAAGGAAAGGTAATGGGCCACTAAGAAGACAAAGGCTCTGTGGCAGATGCAAagtgggtggggcccctcctccaCCTCTGAGTTAGTTAGAAGACAAAGCCAGTGTTTGAAGTAGAGTTTTGGGGGACTGTGAAGTGACTTGGGGGTGGGAGGTTGCAGGCTggtaaaggcagcaagctggGGAGTGGGTCAGCGTAGAAcggttgatttctgtttgaatcctagGCTGTGGtagaaacaagaccctcttggggtgtccatgctgtgagtccctccatCATAGGCCCAGGTTGTATACcagtatatgtgtaaataaaccatatataataaagacaccatagtctctgctgtccctTATTCCCCCAAAGAAACATGAATCTTGGGTAGGCACCTGGAATCTCACAGCTCGGAGATTGGGGTAGCATGCAACAATATTGAGATTTCATCCCCTACAACATATTAGAGATTGAAAATAGGACTACTGGTCTCCCGAGGTGTAGCTGGGCTATTCTCTTGCTGCAAAAACAAAGagctttgtggcaccttaaagaccaatgCAACAAATTTATTCTGGCATAAACTTCATCAGCTGCATGAAATCTTATCCTAGGTTGCTTGGTTTTGAGGGCGGGGGActgtaaacagtgaggtcagagggaaatgaaatgcagaaaaaagCAGTGAAAATTACATTAACAGTGACCTTAAACtacttgttgctggcatccaagAGTCAATTAGCATAGGTAGTGTGATAAAAATCCTTTGTCCCGATTCAGTCTACAAGTGATAAGGTGGAACCCCTTGAGGAATTGCAATGCAATTAATTTCAACTTgccttctccctttgaagtttcTTCCTTCCAGGCTGGCCATTCTCCAGTCTCTTGCATGCTGTGCTGGGAGGCTGAAATGCCCTTGTCCCCCTTGCCTGAAGGCTCTGTTCCATCTGTTGTAGGCAGCAGACCCAACTTCACCGCCTTTAGGCTTGCTGTAAACTTAGCTGATGGCGGCAGAGGcaggagaccatttaaaggctatTTAAAGAGCCAGGGTcgggtagtggttagagtacagatctattcagaagtaaatccccatgagttcaatgagacttgctcCTTAGCAAAATGTGAAGGTTGCAGACTTAACTGTGCTCAATATGGTGCCTCGAATGACCTGTCTGATCAATCTGAAGCTGCAGCAAACCTATGCAAGACTCTGTACAATCACACATGTATtaaatcagcctttgccaactcagtgcccttcagatgtttgggactcaTCCAAGGTGTCCAGGTGTCCTCCTTTATAGGGCACAGTCCTCTGTTTGTACAGCTGTCTCGTCCAAGAccagtttaaagataaggaaccataagaaaagagagagggtgcTCAGAGTTGCCCATCCACAGCCCCAGTGCAGCAGACTGAGGAGGCACACAagtcactatggtgagatgtactgtatttctatGGAAATTTAACTATTATTTCTAGATttgcatttgttgttcagtcgttcagtcgtgtccgactcttcgtgaccccatggaccagagcacgccaggcacgcctatccttcactgcctcccgcagtttggccaaactcatgttagtagctttgagaatactgtccaaccatctcatcctttgtcgtccccttctccttgtgccctccatctttcccaacatcagggtcttttccagggagtcttctcttctcatgaggtggccaaagtactggagcctcaacttcaggatctgtccttctagtgagcactcagggccgatttccttgagaatggataggtttgatcttcttgcagtccatgggactctcaagagtctcctccagcaccatttgcatatatgtgtaaatcagcatatgcaaattttatgcatacaagcataatttttattttaaaactcccACTTTTGGGGTGATGCCTTTCCTTCTTTTTGGCAACGCAATAAGCGGTCCTCCTAACTGCAACTACCTTTGGccccatgatgggagttgtagtgcaaaacatctggagggtgcaatGTTGGACATTTTGAATGAACCAGCACACTGCCTGGCCATTCTCTGCCGTGCTTTAGGACACCCCTCTTGCTCCGTTTCTTTGTTCCTTCAGTTCAGGCTTCCTGTTCCACCTTAAATGCAGTGCAGCTGTGATCTAGCAGCAAATAAGCCACCAGCTTAATGTGACCTGACCAAATGCCCTATGGCCCAGCTGAAAGGGACTAaagcaggagtaggcaacctaaggcccatgggtcacaagtggcccacgggggtcgtttaaggCCCACGATCCACCCCCAAATCGACACACCCGCTTGGTGAGTCCCCctgcgctgtgctaaactggcacagcgcggcgtggggacttgcttctgcggcaccagaaatcacatctgcgcagacacagacaccggaaatcgcgagcgctcacacacacacacacacacaatccagcccacagagggatctctgctggagtgaaccagcccaggcaaggtaaaccttgccaacccctggactaAAGGGAGTTCTGCAGAGGCTCTGCAGAGATTTGTTGTGGACATCCTCACAGTCCATCCCTGTCCATATCATGCCTGTTGGGTGCTGGAATTTTAGTGGCCTAACCAAACCTGGGAACAGGGAGCACAATGCAAAACTTCTCACCCtgtaggtaaaaaaaggtaaaggacccctggacggttaagtccagtcaaaagcgactatggagttgcggcgctcatctcgctttcaggccaagggagctggtgtttgtctacagacagctttccgggtcatgtggccagcatgattaaaccgcttctggtgcaatgggacaccatgacagaaaccagagcgcacagaaacaccgtttaccttcctgtcacagcagtatctatttatctacttgcactggtgtgcttttgaactgctaggttggcaggagctgggacagagcaacgggagctgactctgttgcagggattcgaaccgctgaccttgaGGGCTGGACAGAGAATGCTTTTTCCTAAGCCTAATTGCTGGGAAGGAAGGTGTGCCTTTGCCtgtgctgtatgtgtgtgtgttgtgtgttgtgtggcATGTGAATGGATGTGGTTTCTGTGCTCACTTTGACCACAACCAACCTTTGGCATATGGGCCCTGGAAGACTGGCCaagagggaatgtggtcctcaggccaaaaaagattccccacccctgccctataggAACCCCTGTCTCCCCCACACCATTGGAGCCTACAGGGCCCCTTTAAACAAAGAGGCTTTTCCTACAGAGGGTGGAGTTGGCAGCTGAGAGAGACCCACGGTGCCTATTTAAAGCTCAACCAGAGGTCCACTGGTGCTGGAGCAATATCTGACTATGTTCTTCCTGCTTATCCAGTGTGACCCATGCAtagagctgtccagggtgctatTGAATTCTGGACTTTTTGCCTTGCCAGAACATGGACCTTGCTCTACTTCAGACCATCTtgcactgcttgcttgctttgggCCAGAACCTCTATACTTCTGAGGCCGATGCATGAAACCGAACAGAAATGAGGCAACGTTCTCTGTTCCCCTAGTCATAGAAATAGCTACTGGTTGTGTCTGTGCTCTGCTAATTCTCACATGATGCATGACTGCAATGTATGGGTAATTCAAAGTGTGCTAGAGTTCACTGGTGAACACTATACTGCACTGAAGTGCATCAAGTGGGTATTTTCTTACTGGTCAGCAGGTGGTGCTATGCTGTAATTGTTGTGCTGTAATTAAAAGGAGTATTAGAACATAAGCAAGCTGGGTGAGGGCCACAATGCAGAGGGACAATAAGACTTTGGAGGGTAGTTGCCTGAATATGTTGCTAATCCACTGTCTCACCTTGATTTTATTGACATGCCAGCTGAACGAGGGCACAATTGGCTATAAAGTGCCCTTGAATCTTCTAGAGTGACCTTTCGATCTTGGCTCCTTTTTTTAGACCTGGGTGGAGGACCCATATCTTTTTCTCTGCTGACAGTAAGAGTCAGGAAAGGAAGGAGTGCTGTTGGGATTAATGGCTTTACACTCTCGCTGTCTTTTATGTCATTGAAACTTCCTTTCAAAGAACAGGGTGTCTCCTCCCAGTTGGAGACAATAAGTCAggaccaaagagagagagagagaaggcctcCCATTAACCTCTGGATAATTAAAgttcctgctttctttcttttattgccAGGGCTTTATTGTTCCAAGAATAAACAGCTTTCCTCTATGCACGGAATACGACACAGAGTGAGTGGGTGACTGAGTGAGTCGGTCTGTCTTGGAAAGAAAGCCCTTTGCCTGCACACCTCTGCGATGTCTTTGGTGAGGTTCAAGGAgtttggggaagaggaggagaactcGGAGGCAGAGAACTTGGACAGCGTCAAGGCCTTGACGGCGAAGCTGAAGCTGCAGACCCGGCGCCCTTCCTACCTGGAGTGGAAGGCCCGAGTGCAAAGCCCCTCCTGGCGGAACGGGCTCAGGACCCTGCCGGAGAAGCAGTGCAGGGAGACGGCCGGGGAGGACTCTCAAGCTCCCGTCCCTTTGAAGACCATTTGTGGGTTCCCCACCATTGGTGATGCCTTGGAGTGGCTCAAGATGGAGCTGGTGAGTATTTTCCCGACCTTTCTGGGGGGAAACGTGAGCAC is a window from the Lacerta agilis isolate rLacAgi1 chromosome 8, rLacAgi1.pri, whole genome shotgun sequence genome containing:
- the FAM167B gene encoding protein FAM167B, whose product is MSLVRFKEFGEEEENSEAENLDSVKALTAKLKLQTRRPSYLEWKARVQSPSWRNGLRTLPEKQCRETAGEDSQAPVPLKTICGFPTIGDALEWLKMELREMQALDHQLARQLMGLRAQIHRLKVEQACHQHKEMLDDATFELEGCEEDSDLLCNIPPKMAFLLSTPLKHIGVTRMNINSRRFSLC